A genome region from Solirubrobacter pauli includes the following:
- the uvsE gene encoding UV DNA damage repair endonuclease UvsE yields the protein MRLGFAVKVLGEGGLPSSDARRWQSGPHLRQSLEYLTAVLEYLGRHEIRMYRMTSDLAPYATHPDLPQFHTQVEECAEALARVGALARELDIRLSSHPGQYIVLNSENEKVVAGAVRDLEVQAALLDAMGCGPEAVVVLHVGSAQGDGLGRFEAGFERLSQRAQARLVIENDDRTFGLNDVLELHRRTGARVVWDILHHHCNDPDGIPDREALELALATWPDDVVPKIHYSTPKTAMEERKKKVGRKTVTEWVLPQLRAHADMIDPIAFAQFLRETAAGLEFDVMLEAKGKDLALLRLREQVEREMAKPQRT from the coding sequence GTGCGCCTCGGTTTCGCGGTAAAGGTCCTCGGTGAAGGCGGACTGCCCAGCAGCGATGCACGCCGCTGGCAGTCCGGCCCTCACCTGCGGCAGTCCCTGGAGTACCTGACCGCGGTCCTGGAGTACCTGGGCCGCCACGAGATCCGGATGTACCGGATGACCTCGGACCTGGCGCCCTACGCGACGCACCCGGACCTGCCGCAGTTCCACACCCAGGTCGAGGAGTGCGCCGAAGCGCTCGCGCGGGTGGGCGCGCTCGCGCGGGAGCTGGACATCCGGCTCTCCAGCCACCCCGGCCAGTACATCGTCCTCAACTCGGAGAACGAGAAGGTCGTGGCCGGGGCCGTCCGCGACCTCGAGGTCCAGGCCGCGCTGCTGGACGCGATGGGCTGCGGGCCGGAGGCGGTCGTCGTGCTGCACGTCGGCAGTGCGCAGGGCGACGGGCTCGGGCGCTTCGAGGCCGGGTTCGAGCGCCTGTCGCAGCGTGCGCAGGCGCGCCTGGTGATCGAGAACGACGACCGCACGTTCGGCCTCAACGACGTGCTCGAGCTGCACCGGCGCACGGGCGCGCGCGTCGTCTGGGACATCCTGCACCACCACTGCAACGACCCCGACGGCATCCCGGACCGCGAGGCGCTGGAGCTCGCGCTCGCCACCTGGCCGGACGACGTCGTGCCCAAGATCCACTACTCCACGCCCAAGACGGCGATGGAGGAGCGCAAGAAGAAGGTCGGGCGCAAGACCGTGACCGAGTGGGTGCTGCCGCAGCTGCGCGCCCACGCGGACATGATCGACCCGATCGCGTTCGCCCAGTTCCTGCGCGAGACCGCGGCGGGGCTGGAGTTCGACGTGATGCTGGAGGCCAAGGGCAAGGACCTCGCCCTTTTACGTCTTCGTGAGCAAGTCGAGCGGGAGATGGCCAAGCCGCAGCGAACTTAA
- a CDS encoding peptidoglycan D,D-transpeptidase FtsI family protein: MNVPIFRLYVVFLVLFAVLIGFTSRWSVFGAQRLRENPDNARVRIEEQRIKRGVIRAANREVLAGSTRLSGGRYGRRYPTGSLFALPVGFDNVRIGRAGLERYYNDALVGRKQELSSLIDSLTKDTQVGDDLQTTLVPRAQELAYDLLQGHQGAVVALGVKDGSVKVLAGTPSFDPDKPEDAKSVFNRATQGLYPPGSTMKTVTATAAIDSGRYQPDSRVDGKNGKVISGTPLNNFGQRDYGDITLTEALTNSVNTVWAEVGVKLGRNRMQEYMDRFGFGEDPPMDYPDDQMTASGPRDVKANKILPMSSDRVDVGRTAIGQGLLLVTPLQMATVAQTIGNGGVRMQPRLVEKIVDPDGRTTDEPLPEEAERVMSEDTAAKVGTMMKSVVREGSGTAAALSGVEVAGKTGTAEINIAQGINDLWFIGFTKDVAVAVIIEREQGQGGTVAAPIAKQVLQALGQ; this comes from the coding sequence GTGAACGTCCCGATCTTCCGCCTCTACGTCGTGTTCCTGGTCCTGTTCGCGGTGCTGATCGGGTTCACGTCCCGCTGGTCGGTGTTCGGCGCGCAGCGGCTGCGCGAGAACCCCGACAACGCGCGCGTGCGGATCGAGGAGCAGCGGATCAAACGCGGCGTGATCCGGGCGGCGAACCGCGAGGTGCTCGCGGGCAGCACGCGCCTGTCGGGCGGCCGGTACGGGCGGCGCTACCCCACCGGCTCGCTGTTCGCGCTGCCGGTCGGCTTCGACAACGTCCGGATCGGCCGCGCGGGCCTGGAGCGCTACTACAACGACGCGCTCGTCGGCCGCAAGCAGGAGCTCTCGAGCCTGATCGACTCGCTGACGAAGGACACGCAGGTCGGCGACGACCTGCAGACGACGCTCGTCCCGCGTGCCCAGGAGCTGGCCTACGACCTGCTGCAGGGCCACCAGGGCGCGGTCGTCGCGCTCGGCGTCAAGGACGGCTCGGTCAAGGTCCTGGCGGGTACGCCGTCGTTCGACCCCGACAAGCCCGAGGACGCCAAGAGCGTGTTCAACCGCGCCACCCAGGGCCTGTATCCGCCGGGATCGACGATGAAGACCGTGACCGCCACCGCCGCCATCGACAGCGGTCGCTACCAGCCCGACTCGCGCGTCGACGGCAAGAACGGGAAGGTGATCTCGGGTACGCCGCTGAACAACTTCGGACAGCGCGACTATGGCGACATCACCCTCACCGAGGCGCTCACCAACTCCGTCAACACGGTGTGGGCCGAGGTCGGCGTGAAGCTGGGGCGCAACCGCATGCAGGAGTACATGGACCGGTTCGGCTTTGGCGAGGACCCGCCGATGGACTACCCCGACGACCAGATGACGGCGAGCGGGCCACGTGACGTGAAGGCCAACAAGATCCTCCCGATGAGCTCGGACCGGGTCGACGTGGGCCGCACGGCGATCGGCCAGGGCCTGCTGCTGGTCACGCCGCTGCAGATGGCGACGGTCGCGCAGACGATCGGCAACGGGGGCGTGCGGATGCAGCCGCGGCTCGTCGAGAAGATCGTCGATCCGGACGGGCGCACCACGGACGAGCCGCTGCCCGAGGAGGCCGAGCGCGTGATGTCCGAGGACACCGCGGCCAAGGTCGGGACGATGATGAAGTCCGTCGTGCGCGAGGGCTCGGGCACCGCGGCGGCGCTCTCGGGCGTCGAGGTCGCGGGCAAGACCGGCACGGCCGAGATCAACATCGCCCAGGGCATCAACGACCTCTGGTTCATCGGCTTCACAAAGGACGTCGCCGTGGCCGTGATCATCGAGCGCGAGCAGGGCCAGGGCGGCACCGTCGCCGCGCCCATCGCCAAGCAAGTGCTGCAGGCGCTCGGACAATGA
- the fliW gene encoding flagellar assembly protein FliW, producing MSITIDSSRFGTLEIASEDVIEFPTGLIGLGGTSYALVAPSEDGAFCWLHSLEDADLALPVANPWHFFSDYAVDLSDEAAKPITADPADVAVWVTVRAGAELSDFYANLRAPILVAEGKGHQIINEAADAPVRAPLFPAAVAAAA from the coding sequence ATGAGCATCACCATCGATTCCTCGCGCTTCGGCACGCTCGAGATCGCGTCCGAGGACGTCATCGAGTTCCCGACGGGCCTGATCGGCCTCGGCGGCACGTCCTACGCCCTCGTCGCCCCGTCCGAGGACGGCGCGTTCTGCTGGCTGCACTCGCTCGAGGACGCCGACCTGGCGCTGCCGGTCGCCAACCCGTGGCACTTCTTCAGCGACTACGCGGTCGACCTGTCCGACGAGGCCGCCAAGCCGATCACGGCCGACCCCGCCGACGTCGCCGTCTGGGTGACCGTCCGCGCCGGCGCCGAGCTCTCGGACTTCTACGCGAACCTGCGCGCCCCGATCCTCGTCGCCGAGGGCAAGGGCCACCAGATCATCAACGAGGCCGCCGACGCTCCCGTCCGCGCCCCGCTCTTCCCGGCCGCCGTGGCCGCCGCGGCGTAA
- a CDS encoding D-alanine--D-alanine ligase family protein codes for MKVAVLAGGRSSEHDVSLNSAAAVREGVAEAGHEVVDVLIERDGTWRHGDEVLALTPGGGLLGADVVFPVLHGPFGEDGTLQGLLELLDVPYVGAGVLASSLCMDKIVFKEVLAAADVPQVPYAGVHLARWRTEPEAVLRELAVLGTPVFVKPARLGSSVGIAKASSEAELGPALDGAFAHDSLVIVEGFSPGLEVECSVLGFGTAVEASVPGEIVLTGGADWYDYEAKYTDGGMELVVPARLDDRVIEDVRRLAVDTFVRVGCSGLARVDFFVEDGHRVLVNELNTLPGFTRTSVYPKLWEHSGLPLPQLCDRLVALAVERFNAERSVAF; via the coding sequence GTGAAGGTCGCGGTCTTAGCCGGCGGTCGCTCCTCCGAGCACGACGTCTCCCTGAACTCCGCCGCCGCCGTCCGCGAGGGCGTCGCCGAAGCGGGGCATGAGGTCGTCGACGTCCTGATCGAGCGCGACGGCACCTGGCGCCACGGCGACGAGGTGCTGGCGCTGACGCCCGGCGGCGGCCTGCTCGGCGCCGACGTCGTCTTCCCGGTCCTCCATGGCCCGTTCGGCGAGGACGGGACCCTCCAGGGCCTGCTGGAGCTCCTCGACGTGCCCTACGTCGGCGCGGGCGTCCTCGCGTCCTCGCTGTGCATGGACAAGATCGTCTTCAAGGAGGTGCTCGCCGCCGCGGACGTGCCGCAGGTGCCGTACGCGGGCGTGCACCTGGCGCGCTGGCGCACCGAGCCCGAGGCGGTCCTGCGCGAGCTGGCCGTGCTCGGCACCCCGGTGTTCGTCAAGCCCGCGCGGCTGGGTTCCTCGGTCGGCATCGCCAAGGCGTCCTCGGAGGCGGAGCTCGGCCCGGCGCTGGACGGCGCGTTCGCCCACGACAGCCTCGTGATCGTCGAGGGCTTCTCGCCCGGGCTGGAGGTCGAGTGCTCCGTGCTCGGCTTCGGCACGGCGGTCGAGGCGTCCGTGCCCGGCGAGATCGTCCTGACGGGCGGCGCCGACTGGTACGACTACGAGGCTAAGTACACCGACGGCGGCATGGAGCTCGTGGTTCCCGCCCGCCTCGACGACCGCGTGATCGAGGACGTGCGCCGGCTCGCGGTCGACACGTTCGTGCGCGTCGGCTGCTCCGGGCTCGCCCGCGTGGACTTCTTCGTCGAGGACGGCCACCGCGTGCTCGTCAACGAGCTCAACACGCTTCCCGGCTTCACGCGCACGAGCGTCTACCCGAAGCTCTGGGAGCACTCGGGGCTGCCGCTCCCGCAGCTGTGCGACCGGCTCGTCGCGCTCGCCGTCGAGCGCTTCAACGCCGAGCGCTCGGTCGCCTTCTAG
- a CDS encoding protein kinase domain-containing protein yields the protein MSTLVGMQLSGRYRLDAQIGAGGMSTVYRAFDQNLERRVAIKLLHREMQGDSDQLERFRREARAVAQLSHPHVVGVIDTGEDDNRPYIVFEYVEGETLKDRIRRLGRLPVDESLAYAIEIARALGSAHAHDIVHRDVKPQNVLLDPEGSAKVTDFGIARSLRDDGLTADGRVLGTTDYVSPEQALGHDVDGQSDIYSLGVVLFEMLTGDVPFHGENQIAVAMKHVREDLPDIQVLRPDVSATTAAVLDRMTDKDLSHRYPDVPALIADLEDALAIEAARSGTSTGEATAVIRTLPARTQRRLPFRMRHSIPLLAVLALVGVAVTIIVIVAGDVPERVVDRGTGAGRVESTPQGTRTVSVPRGSAQDYDPLGDEEEHGEEANRVVDRDDGTSWTTETYEAGIEGAGKEGVGIYVDARPEVEAVQIQVKTPKPGFKATIYAAPAGPVPKSVPEGWTKVGGGTVKDKDQRFKLDTGGESFRYYLVWITDLGDADSAAISEIRLFQEVPRR from the coding sequence ATGAGCACGCTCGTGGGCATGCAGCTCAGCGGCCGGTACCGGCTCGACGCCCAGATCGGCGCGGGAGGGATGTCGACGGTCTATCGGGCCTTCGACCAGAACCTGGAGCGTCGCGTCGCGATCAAGCTCCTGCACCGGGAAATGCAGGGTGACTCCGACCAGCTCGAGCGCTTCCGGCGCGAGGCGCGCGCGGTCGCGCAGCTCTCGCACCCGCACGTCGTCGGCGTGATCGACACGGGCGAGGACGACAACCGCCCGTACATCGTCTTCGAGTACGTCGAGGGCGAGACGCTCAAGGACCGCATCCGCCGCCTCGGCCGGCTGCCCGTCGACGAGTCGTTGGCGTACGCGATCGAGATCGCCCGCGCGCTCGGCTCGGCGCACGCGCACGACATCGTGCACCGCGACGTCAAGCCCCAGAACGTGCTGCTCGACCCCGAGGGCTCGGCGAAGGTCACCGACTTCGGGATCGCGCGCTCGCTGCGCGACGACGGGCTCACCGCCGACGGCCGCGTGCTCGGCACGACGGACTACGTCTCGCCCGAGCAGGCGCTCGGCCACGACGTCGACGGCCAGTCCGACATCTACTCGCTCGGCGTCGTGCTGTTCGAGATGCTCACGGGCGACGTCCCGTTCCACGGCGAGAACCAGATCGCGGTGGCGATGAAGCACGTCCGCGAGGACCTGCCGGACATCCAGGTGCTGCGCCCCGATGTCTCCGCGACCACCGCCGCGGTGCTGGACCGGATGACGGACAAGGACCTCTCGCACCGCTACCCCGACGTGCCGGCGCTGATCGCCGACCTCGAGGACGCGCTGGCGATCGAGGCGGCCCGGTCGGGCACGTCGACCGGGGAGGCGACCGCGGTCATCCGCACGCTGCCGGCGCGGACGCAGCGGCGCCTGCCGTTCCGCATGCGCCACTCGATCCCGCTGCTCGCCGTGCTGGCGCTGGTGGGCGTGGCCGTGACCATCATCGTGATCGTCGCCGGCGACGTCCCCGAGCGCGTGGTCGACCGTGGCACCGGCGCGGGCCGCGTCGAGTCGACCCCGCAGGGCACGCGGACCGTGTCGGTCCCGCGCGGCTCCGCGCAGGACTACGACCCGCTCGGTGACGAGGAGGAGCACGGCGAGGAGGCCAACCGCGTCGTGGACCGCGACGACGGCACGAGCTGGACGACCGAGACGTACGAGGCCGGCATCGAGGGCGCGGGCAAGGAGGGCGTCGGCATCTACGTCGACGCCCGGCCCGAGGTCGAGGCGGTCCAGATCCAGGTCAAGACGCCCAAGCCCGGCTTCAAGGCGACGATCTACGCGGCCCCGGCCGGCCCGGTGCCCAAGTCCGTGCCGGAGGGCTGGACCAAGGTCGGCGGCGGCACGGTCAAGGACAAGGACCAGCGCTTCAAGCTCGACACCGGCGGCGAGTCGTTCCGCTACTACCTGGTCTGGATCACGGACCTCGGTGACGCGGACAGCGCCGCGATCTCCGAGATCCGCCTGTTCCAAGAAGTCCCGCGTCGCTAG
- a CDS encoding FtsW/RodA/SpoVE family cell cycle protein has product MSARNRELLALIPASLLVTAGFAAIFIQRNELLSDVSLTYGGIFLALCFAGHLVIRFTLPHADPYLFPLVAVLACFGLVVVYRIDEDLARDQAQWFVIGLIAFVATIFLLRDFRVLERYRYTIALAGLALLLLPRVPGIGQQVNGAYLGVGVGPISFQPAELGKIAIVIFLAAYLRDTRQVLVQGSRRFLGITIPPFKHLGPLLVVWGAAMFMLVFIRDLGSSLMYFGAFLALIYVATNRLSFVVIGLGMFAAGAYFFASTISHVQDRVDIWLDPFKTYDSTGYQIANGMFAMADGGLFGQGLGAAVLRVPDGGPLIPAPETDMIYAVIVNDLGLVGGLGVIATYMLIAERGFKIATLATDSFSKLLATGLTAVMALQVFVIVGGVTRVIPLTGVTLPFVSYGGSSIVANFILLALLLLISNRARTPS; this is encoded by the coding sequence ATGAGCGCCCGCAACCGCGAGTTGCTGGCGCTCATCCCGGCGTCGCTCCTGGTGACGGCGGGGTTCGCCGCGATCTTCATCCAACGCAACGAGCTGCTGTCGGACGTCTCCCTGACGTACGGCGGGATCTTCCTCGCCCTGTGCTTCGCCGGGCACCTCGTGATCCGCTTCACGCTGCCGCACGCGGACCCGTACCTGTTCCCGCTGGTGGCGGTGCTCGCGTGCTTCGGGCTCGTGGTCGTCTACCGGATCGACGAGGACCTGGCGCGCGACCAGGCGCAGTGGTTCGTGATCGGGCTGATCGCGTTCGTGGCGACGATCTTCCTCCTGCGCGACTTCCGCGTGCTGGAGCGCTACCGCTACACGATCGCGCTCGCCGGGCTCGCGCTGCTGCTGCTCCCCCGCGTGCCGGGCATCGGCCAGCAGGTCAACGGCGCGTACCTGGGGGTCGGCGTCGGGCCGATCTCCTTCCAGCCCGCCGAGCTGGGCAAGATCGCCATCGTCATCTTCCTCGCCGCCTACCTGCGCGACACGCGCCAGGTCCTCGTGCAGGGCTCGCGGCGCTTCCTCGGCATCACGATCCCGCCGTTCAAGCACCTCGGCCCGTTGCTCGTGGTCTGGGGCGCGGCGATGTTCATGCTCGTGTTCATCCGCGACCTCGGCTCGTCGCTGATGTACTTCGGCGCGTTCCTGGCGCTGATCTACGTGGCGACGAACCGGCTCAGCTTCGTCGTCATCGGGCTCGGCATGTTCGCCGCAGGCGCGTACTTCTTCGCCTCGACGATCAGCCACGTGCAGGACCGCGTCGACATCTGGCTGGACCCGTTCAAGACCTACGACTCGACCGGCTACCAGATCGCCAACGGCATGTTCGCGATGGCGGACGGCGGGCTGTTCGGCCAAGGGCTCGGCGCTGCCGTGCTGCGCGTGCCGGACGGCGGCCCGCTGATCCCGGCGCCGGAGACGGACATGATCTACGCCGTCATCGTCAACGACCTCGGGCTCGTCGGCGGGCTCGGCGTGATCGCCACGTACATGCTGATCGCCGAGCGCGGCTTCAAGATCGCGACGCTGGCCACCGACAGCTTCTCCAAGCTGCTCGCGACCGGCCTGACCGCCGTGATGGCGCTGCAGGTGTTCGTGATCGTCGGCGGCGTCACGCGCGTGATCCCGCTGACCGGCGTCACGCTGCCGTTCGTGAGCTACGGCGGCTCGTCGATCGTCGCCAACTTCATCCTGCTGGCGCTGCTGCTGCTGATCTCCAACCGGGCCCGAACACCCTCGTGA
- the flgL gene encoding flagellar hook-associated protein FlgL gives MRVTTSMIQRNVLADLNTLSEKMAKTQAKASSQKEITRPSDDPFNAARAMGLRQTRDANDQYKRNINDAQGWQDATESSLGAMTDYVTRANTLVLQGATDTADAESRLAIAAEIDQIIQGLKETANATYGDSYLMAGTATNVAPYKLGPDDTFQGNEAGFDPAIPGVVREIGPGVTMTINLVGREILGDGGADGKLLSALRQISTNLKANDSAALQTDTGVLKAQQDALLNVRARNGSMTNRLMAAQTRLDQIQGAVTEQLSNTEDADFAKTMIDFNSQSAAYQASLRAGANIVQSSLMDFLR, from the coding sequence ATGCGCGTCACGACTTCGATGATCCAGCGCAACGTCCTCGCTGATCTCAACACGCTGTCCGAGAAGATGGCGAAAACGCAGGCGAAGGCCTCGTCGCAGAAGGAGATCACGAGACCGTCGGACGACCCGTTCAACGCGGCCCGCGCGATGGGCCTGCGCCAGACGCGCGACGCGAACGACCAGTACAAGCGCAACATCAACGACGCGCAGGGCTGGCAGGACGCGACCGAGTCCTCGCTGGGCGCGATGACCGACTACGTCACGCGCGCCAACACGCTGGTGCTGCAGGGCGCGACCGACACGGCCGACGCCGAGTCGCGGCTCGCGATCGCCGCGGAGATCGACCAGATCATCCAGGGCCTGAAGGAGACCGCCAACGCCACCTACGGTGACAGCTACCTGATGGCCGGCACCGCCACCAACGTCGCGCCCTACAAGCTCGGCCCCGACGACACCTTCCAGGGCAACGAGGCCGGCTTCGACCCCGCCATCCCGGGCGTCGTGCGCGAGATCGGCCCGGGCGTGACCATGACGATCAACCTCGTCGGCCGCGAGATCCTGGGCGACGGTGGCGCCGACGGCAAGCTGCTGAGCGCGCTGCGCCAGATCTCCACGAACTTGAAGGCCAACGACAGCGCCGCGCTGCAGACCGACACCGGCGTGCTGAAGGCCCAGCAGGACGCGCTGCTCAACGTGCGCGCCCGCAACGGCTCGATGACGAACCGGCTGATGGCCGCCCAGACGCGCCTGGACCAGATCCAGGGCGCCGTGACGGAGCAGCTCTCGAACACCGAGGACGCCGACTTCGCCAAGACGATGATCGACTTCAACTCGCAGTCGGCCGCCTACCAGGCCTCGCTGCGCGCCGGCGCGAACATCGTGCAGTCGTCGCTCATGGATTTCCTCCGCTAG
- a CDS encoding PASTA domain-containing protein, which produces MIIARDTMIDGRYRAMKRLGAGGMAEVWCAEDEVLGRRVAVKLLGGRYATDPEFHERFRREAQAAAGLTHPNIVGIFDRSEWEGTPYIAMELVDGQTLKELVTERGPLPPHIAVGLVEQVLRALAYAHRRGIVHRDIKPQNVILDPEGEAKVADFGIARAGNSEMTQTGAIVGTVQYLSPEQANGHPVDRRSDLYSAGIVLYELLTGHVPFDGEAPVSIALKHVNERPVPPGQLRPGIPPALEAVVLRALEKDPNLRFQSAEEFIAALEQARHAPTRRIVAEPPPVVVDPYVEEEVERSRWWLWALGLLVIAALAVGAFFLFAGGEKVTVPNLVGRNADDAIAILQRRGLEPDIENVVSDEVKRDEVISQNPEAGSEVREGAAVEIRVSAGREQVTVPAVVGTSQEEAEQALEAAGFKPKVERAYSDSVPEGDVISSSPEQGRSVSKGRTITLTVSRGREGVTVPGLVGNTREGAEQALQSAGLSADVTERESSEPPGTVLEQNPANGTTVAPGSTVALVVAKERPQIPDVTTDNPTAEEATQALEDAGYKVKTVERQGDPALVGRVIGQSPAAGTRRSTGGTVTIAVVPDPNATPTATPTP; this is translated from the coding sequence ATGATCATCGCCCGCGACACCATGATCGACGGCCGCTACCGGGCGATGAAGCGCCTGGGCGCCGGCGGCATGGCCGAGGTCTGGTGCGCCGAGGACGAGGTGCTCGGGCGCCGCGTCGCGGTCAAGCTGCTCGGCGGGCGCTATGCGACGGACCCGGAGTTCCACGAGCGCTTCCGCCGCGAGGCGCAGGCCGCGGCCGGGCTCACGCACCCGAACATCGTCGGCATCTTCGACCGGTCCGAGTGGGAAGGCACGCCCTACATCGCGATGGAGCTGGTCGACGGGCAGACGCTCAAGGAGCTCGTGACCGAGCGCGGCCCGCTGCCGCCGCACATCGCGGTCGGGCTCGTCGAGCAGGTCCTGCGGGCGCTCGCCTACGCGCACCGGCGCGGGATCGTCCACCGCGACATCAAGCCCCAGAACGTCATCCTCGACCCCGAGGGCGAGGCCAAGGTCGCCGACTTCGGGATCGCGCGCGCCGGCAACTCCGAGATGACGCAGACGGGCGCGATCGTCGGCACGGTCCAGTACCTCTCGCCCGAGCAGGCCAACGGGCACCCGGTCGACCGGCGCTCGGACCTGTACTCGGCCGGGATCGTGCTCTACGAGCTGCTCACCGGGCACGTGCCGTTCGACGGCGAGGCGCCGGTCTCGATCGCGCTCAAGCACGTCAACGAGCGCCCGGTCCCGCCCGGCCAGCTGCGCCCGGGCATCCCGCCCGCGCTCGAGGCCGTCGTGCTGCGGGCGCTGGAGAAGGACCCGAACCTGCGCTTCCAGAGCGCCGAGGAGTTCATCGCGGCGCTCGAGCAGGCCCGCCACGCGCCCACGCGGCGGATCGTCGCCGAGCCGCCGCCGGTCGTCGTTGACCCCTACGTCGAGGAGGAGGTCGAGCGGTCGCGCTGGTGGCTGTGGGCGCTCGGGCTGCTGGTGATCGCCGCGTTGGCCGTCGGCGCGTTCTTCCTCTTCGCGGGCGGCGAGAAGGTCACCGTCCCGAACCTCGTCGGCCGCAACGCCGACGACGCGATCGCGATCCTGCAGCGCCGCGGCCTCGAGCCGGACATCGAGAACGTCGTCAGCGACGAGGTCAAGCGCGACGAGGTCATCTCGCAGAACCCCGAGGCCGGCTCGGAGGTACGCGAGGGCGCGGCCGTCGAGATCCGTGTGTCGGCCGGGCGCGAGCAGGTGACCGTGCCCGCGGTCGTGGGGACCTCGCAGGAGGAGGCCGAGCAGGCGCTCGAGGCCGCGGGGTTCAAGCCCAAGGTCGAGCGCGCGTACTCGGACTCCGTGCCCGAGGGCGACGTCATCAGCTCCTCGCCCGAGCAGGGCCGGAGCGTCTCCAAGGGCCGGACGATCACGCTGACCGTCAGCCGCGGCCGCGAGGGCGTGACGGTGCCGGGGCTCGTCGGCAACACGCGCGAGGGTGCGGAGCAGGCCCTGCAGAGCGCCGGGTTGAGCGCCGACGTGACCGAGCGCGAGAGCTCCGAGCCGCCCGGCACGGTGCTCGAGCAGAACCCGGCGAACGGGACCACCGTCGCGCCCGGCTCGACCGTCGCGCTGGTCGTCGCCAAGGAACGCCCGCAGATCCCGGACGTGACCACGGACAACCCGACCGCCGAAGAGGCCACGCAGGCGCTCGAGGACGCGGGCTACAAGGTCAAGACCGTCGAGCGGCAGGGCGATCCGGCCCTCGTCGGCCGCGTCATCGGGCAGTCGCCGGCGGCCGGCACCCGGCGTTCGACCGGTGGCACGGTCACCATTGCCGTCGTGCCTGACCCCAATGCCACTCCAACCGCCACCCCGACGCCGTGA
- the csrA gene encoding carbon storage regulator CsrA, whose amino-acid sequence MLLITRRVGEKIMVGDDVVVHVMEIVGNTVRVGIEAPRSTPVYREEIWHAVRDENRAAAHAAPVEFPSPAKA is encoded by the coding sequence ATGCTGCTCATCACCCGCCGTGTCGGCGAGAAGATCATGGTCGGCGACGACGTCGTCGTGCACGTCATGGAGATCGTCGGCAACACCGTCCGCGTGGGCATCGAAGCCCCGCGCAGCACGCCGGTCTACCGCGAGGAGATCTGGCACGCCGTCCGTGACGAGAACCGCGCCGCGGCCCACGCCGCTCCGGTCGAGTTCCCCTCGCCCGCGAAGGCGTAG